CTGCTCGCGCCAGTTAGGCTCGCCCGTCTCGATGGCTTCCTGCTTCGCGGCGGAGACGGCGTCGACCCACTCGGGTTGGACGCGCTTGTAGTACTGGCGGACGACCTCTTTCGAGACCTGCTGGCCGTCGTACGAGAAGCGGTTCTCGTCGAACGTGCCGACCACGTCTGCGACCTTCACGGTCCCGTCGTGGTACAGACACTCGATTTTCCCGTCTTCGTGGTCGAACCCGGCGCGGGCGGCGTGGTCGGTCAGAATGTGGTTCACCGCGAGTGCGAGTTCTTCGAGCTGGTCGAGGTCGACGAGACCCGCAATCTCGTCTGCCTCCTCGCGGTCGAGATAGCGGTCCTGTTCTTCGTACTTCGTCGAGAACTCGACGACGGGCTGGGGGAGGTCGACCGCTCCATCGGGCCACTCGTCGACGTCGAGGCCGTAGTCTGCGGGCTCGCCACGCTTTCTGAGACTCGACCCCACGGGGACGGTGTTGCGGAAGACGATCTCGAGCGGGATGAGGTAGTTCTCTCCGGCGGCCTCGTGGTAGGCGTCGTAGTCGTACTCGCCGTCTTCGTGCGGGAGGTCAGGTACTTGCGTGAGTTCGATAGCCATCTCGGTCGGCGGCGACTCGCACTCACCGAGGTCTTTGACTTCACCGTCTTCGACGACGCCGACGTAGTGCGTCGGGACGTGGTTCACGTCCAGAAGTTCGAAGTTGTACGCCCCCATCAGACAGAGACTCGCACCCTTGTTCGGGATGTGGTCGGGCATCTCGCCCCAGTCGAAGACAGAGTATCGGTCAGAGAAGACGAACCGGCCCCGGCCGAGGTCGGTCGCCGTCGGTTCCTCCTCGACGCGGAAGTCCTTCACGCTGGTCATGGTCGTCCCTGTGCGCTCTTCCCACTAAGAACCTTCCACTTCTGTGTGTATCTTGGCTCGAAACATCGGTGATGTATGCACGTATTCGCATAACTGGGACGATTAGGTGCAATCGGGCCGCTTTTTCGGTGCCCGACCGTCTTGTCGGCTATGAACGCCGACCTCGACGCCGATGCAGAGTGGGTTGCCGACCTGCTCCGCGAGGCGGACGTCGCCGTCGCGCTCACGGGTGCGGGGATGAGCACCGCCTCTGGCATCCCGGATTTCCGCGGCGACGACGGTATCTGGAACACCGAGTTCGACCCCCAGTCGTTCCACCGGAGCAGATTTGTAACCGACCCCGACGGCTTCTGGCGAGACCGACTCCGCCTCCACGAGCGAATGTTCCCCGACGGTGTCAGTCCGAACGCCGGCCACGACGCGCTCGCAGCACTCGAATCGAAGGGGGTTCTCGACGCCGTGGTGACCCAGAACACCGACGGCCTCCACCGAGAGTCGGGGTCAGACCACGTCGTCGAACTCCACGGAAACGCGGCGGAGGTCGTCTGCAAGGACTGTGACTCACGATTCGACGCCGACATGGCGTTCGAGCAGGTGAGAGCAGGGACGGCTCCGGCGACGTGTCCCGACTGTGGCGGCATCGTGAAACCCGCAGTCGTCCTCTTCGGCGAACGACTCCCGCGTGTCGCCTACGCCGAGGCGAAACAGCTAGCCGACGACGCGGACGTGTTCCTCGCCCTCGGGTCGTCGCTGACGGTTCACCCGGCCGCAGGACTGGCCGACCGGGCCGCAGAAGATGGGTCGCTCGTCGTCGTCAACTTCGACCCGACGCAGTACGACGACAAGGCCGACAGAGTCGTTCGGTCGGACCTCACGGAGTTTTTGCCAGCGGTCGAAAAACGAATCTGAGTCCCGAGTGCGCCCGGGCCAACGTTGGTTCTTCGGTATCTACGCACGTCTCTTGCAGGTACCACGATGAACTGTTCTTACGAGTAGCCGTGGGAGAACTCAGGAACTGCCGAACTCCTCGTGGAGATACGCGCCCACGTACCCGCCCAGTGCGCCGAGGCCAACGGTGTAGAGGAGGACGAAGGAGAGGCCGATGAGTCCAATGAGGGCGAATCCGAGGATTCCGAAGCCGATACCCATCCGGGGCGCGCCGACGATAGCGAAGAGACTGAAGAATCCGAAGACGACCAGTGCGAGAAGGACGGCGACGAGACTGACGAACAGTCCCGAGAGCGCACCCGACTTCACGCCGAGGTCACGGTCGGTCCCGGTGAGGTACCCCGCGAGTGCCCCGCCGAGAATCGTCGACCCCGGAAGCGGAGAGAGGACGATACTGGCGATTGCACCGACGAGTGCTGAAAAGAGAAGGCTTTCATCCTCCACACCGGTTGACTGCTCCCGGTCGTCGATGGACGCCTCTGACGCGTTTGGGGACGTGGAGTGTTCCATACACGGCACAACTCGGTCTGAGCGGGTAATCCTTTCTCCGACTCGGACTGTTCGTGACCGACCACTCCGCGTGGACGTGGGCACGACATTCCGGCGAGGAAATCCCCTTCCGGGACCACCCAGTTTTTAGGACCGTAGCACGTTCCTCACGACCATGACCGGTGCCGCCCGCGACGACTTCGGGTTCGACCACGTCCCGGAGACCGACCAATCGTTTGAGAACGCCTTAGCGAAGGCACGAACGGGCGAGCGCCTCACCATCGCCGACGGCGTCGAGCTCATGACGACGGGAACCGACCACGAGGGCATCGACCCGGTTCGGAAGGAACTCGTCTTGGAGGCGGCCGACCGCCGGCGCGCCGAGATGGTCGGTGACGAGGTGACCTTCGTCGCCAACCTCAACAACAACGTGACGACGGCGTGTACCACGGGCTGTCTCTTCTGCAACTTCAAGAACACCGCTCACCTCTTCGAGTCCGACTCTGACGTAGACCACGGTGGGTTCACCAAGACCCCTGAAGAGTCCCGGGACATCGTCTCGGATGCGGTCGAGATGGGTATCTACGAAGTCACCTCTGTCTCTGGGCTCCACCCTGCACTCGTCCTCGACGAGGAACACCGCGAGATTCTCGAATCGTACGACAACCCCGCGGCCGAAGTGAACTACAAACCGCCCGAGGCGTACGACGTCGACCCCAGCACCTACGCGGCCCAACTCGACGCGATGTCGGTCGACGGGGTCCACGTCCACTCGATGACGCCCGAAGAGGCCCACCACGCGAAGCGCGGGACCGACTGGAGTTACGAAGAGGTCTACCGTCGACTCGCCGACGCCGGACTCGACAGCGCCCCCGGAACCGCGGCTGAAATTCTCGTCCCTGAAGTGAGAGACGTCATCTGTCCCGGGAAAATCGGCACCGACGAGTGGGTCGCTGGGATGGAAGGGGCGATGGAAGCCGGATTAGACGTGACGGCGACCATCATGTACGGCCACGTCGAAAACGAGATGCACCGCGTGATGCACCTCGACGTCGTCCGCGACCTCCAGGACCGCTACGGCGGCATCACCGAGTTCGTCCCGCTCTCGTTCATCTACCAGAACACGCCGTTGTACGACCGTGGTCTCGTCACCGGCGGTGCCTCGGACGACGAAGACGAACTCATGATTGCCGTCTCACGACTCTACCTCGACAACATCGACCACATCCAGTCGTCGTGGGTGAAGTTCGGGAACGCGAAGGCGCTCAAACTCCTCAACTGCGGCGCAGACGACCTGATGGGGACGATTCTCTCCGAAGAGATTACGAAACGCGCCGGTGGCGAGTTCGGTGAGTTCCGGTCGTTCGACGAGTACGTCGACATGATAACGGCCATCGGACGCCAACCAGTCGAACGCTCGACCGACTATCGGACGCGCCGCCCACTCGACCCGGACGGTGGCCCACACGGCCCGATGCTCGGCCCCCGTGCGGATGGAACACCGATGCTCGAACGCCGCGGTAATTCGGCGACAGCCGACGATTGAGATGATGGCGACGACCCACGCCGCAGTGGGCCTCAGTCTCGCCGCCCCACTCACGTGGGTGGCACCGGAACTCGCAGGTGTCGCTGCGGTTGGCGCACTTCTCGGCGGTATCTTCCCCGACATCGACCTCTTCGTCGGCGTGCATCGAAAATCGCTGCACTTCCCGGTCTACTACACCGTCGCCGCTGGACTGGTGGGGCTCGCTGTTCTCGCCGCGCCCACGGCCCTCACCGTCGCACTGGCGTTTTTCTTCCTCTCTGCCGCCCTCCACTCTATCTCGGATTGGCTCGGCGCAGGTGACGAACTGCGGCCGTGGGACCGAACTTCTGACCGCGCCGTCTACGTCCACCCGGCGAAACGCTGGCTTCGTCCGCGCTATCTCGTTCGCTACGACGGTGCCCCCGAGGACCTCGTGTTGACGCTGGTGTTTGCCATTCCCGGACTGCTCGTCTTCACCGGAGGGATTCGCGTCGCGATCGTCCTCGGCATCACTATCGCCCTGTTCTACACCGGGTTCAGAAGGCGCATGCCCGACTGGTTCGGTATCTGAGCGGCAGCAGAACCAGTCGGTCAGTGAGTGCGGCGTTACGTCTCCGGCGTCGAAAGTGGTCCGTCGCCGTGAGCGACGTGTCGGAGACGCTCACTGTGAACGTCCCCGCCCCGAAGTCGGTCTGCGATTGGTTCCCGAATCCACGTCTCTCGGTTTCGCGGAGCGGGTGCAGCCTCGATACCAGACGGACGGAACTCGTCGGGCAAGTAGCGCGCGTAGACAGGCAAGCGTTCGCGGAGCGGAACACCCGATTCCTCGGCAATGTCGGCGAGTTCTTGGAGCGCAGGCCACGCGTACTCTGGGTTCACGTAGTCGTCGGTGACTGGTGAGACACCACCCAAGTCGTCGACACCGCAGTCGACGAGCCTGGCGGCCTCCGAGAGGTTCGGCGGGACCTGGACCGATATCTCCTCGGGGAGAGCCACACGGGCCATCGAGACCACACGGCGCATCGTCTCTATCGAGGGGCGTTCGTAGTCAGACCGGTCGTTCGGAACGACGTTCTGGACGATGACTTCCTGGATGTGGCCGTATCGCTCGTGGAGTGCGCGAATCGCGAGGAGACTCTCTGCCCGGTCACGCCACGTCTCTCCGATACCGACGAGGATGCCCGTGGTGAACGGGACACCTTCTTCACCGGCGGCGCGAATCGTGTTGAGTCGTTGCCCCGGCGTCTTGCGGCGGTTTCCAGCGTGGGCGGCGACGTCTGCCGTCGTCTCGAGCATCACGCCCATGCTCGCGTTCACTGGCGCGAGGGATTCGAACTGTTCGCGAGTCAGGTCGCCGGGATTCGAGTGCGGAAGCAGTCCCTCGTCGAGCGCGACCTCGCACGCGGCGACGAGATACTCCAGAATGTCGTCGTAGCCCCACTCGTCGAGTTGGCGGTGAATCTCGGTGTAT
The genomic region above belongs to Haloferax marinisediminis and contains:
- a CDS encoding phosphoribosylaminoimidazolesuccinocarboxamide synthase, coding for MTSVKDFRVEEEPTATDLGRGRFVFSDRYSVFDWGEMPDHIPNKGASLCLMGAYNFELLDVNHVPTHYVGVVEDGEVKDLGECESPPTEMAIELTQVPDLPHEDGEYDYDAYHEAAGENYLIPLEIVFRNTVPVGSSLRKRGEPADYGLDVDEWPDGAVDLPQPVVEFSTKYEEQDRYLDREEADEIAGLVDLDQLEELALAVNHILTDHAARAGFDHEDGKIECLYHDGTVKVADVVGTFDENRFSYDGQQVSKEVVRQYYKRVQPEWVDAVSAAKQEAIETGEPNWREQCEIEPENLPDEIVEALSDVYCAGTNAYVDFEWFDAPSIEDAVATVRDL
- a CDS encoding SIR2 family NAD-dependent protein deacylase, which produces MNADLDADAEWVADLLREADVAVALTGAGMSTASGIPDFRGDDGIWNTEFDPQSFHRSRFVTDPDGFWRDRLRLHERMFPDGVSPNAGHDALAALESKGVLDAVVTQNTDGLHRESGSDHVVELHGNAAEVVCKDCDSRFDADMAFEQVRAGTAPATCPDCGGIVKPAVVLFGERLPRVAYAEAKQLADDADVFLALGSSLTVHPAAGLADRAAEDGSLVVVNFDPTQYDDKADRVVRSDLTEFLPAVEKRI
- a CDS encoding DUF5518 domain-containing protein, producing MEHSTSPNASEASIDDREQSTGVEDESLLFSALVGAIASIVLSPLPGSTILGGALAGYLTGTDRDLGVKSGALSGLFVSLVAVLLALVVFGFFSLFAIVGAPRMGIGFGILGFALIGLIGLSFVLLYTVGLGALGGYVGAYLHEEFGSS
- the cofH gene encoding 7,8-didemethyl-8-hydroxy-5-deazariboflavin synthase subunit CofH — its product is MTGAARDDFGFDHVPETDQSFENALAKARTGERLTIADGVELMTTGTDHEGIDPVRKELVLEAADRRRAEMVGDEVTFVANLNNNVTTACTTGCLFCNFKNTAHLFESDSDVDHGGFTKTPEESRDIVSDAVEMGIYEVTSVSGLHPALVLDEEHREILESYDNPAAEVNYKPPEAYDVDPSTYAAQLDAMSVDGVHVHSMTPEEAHHAKRGTDWSYEEVYRRLADAGLDSAPGTAAEILVPEVRDVICPGKIGTDEWVAGMEGAMEAGLDVTATIMYGHVENEMHRVMHLDVVRDLQDRYGGITEFVPLSFIYQNTPLYDRGLVTGGASDDEDELMIAVSRLYLDNIDHIQSSWVKFGNAKALKLLNCGADDLMGTILSEEITKRAGGEFGEFRSFDEYVDMITAIGRQPVERSTDYRTRRPLDPDGGPHGPMLGPRADGTPMLERRGNSATADD
- a CDS encoding metal-dependent hydrolase, which gives rise to MMATTHAAVGLSLAAPLTWVAPELAGVAAVGALLGGIFPDIDLFVGVHRKSLHFPVYYTVAAGLVGLAVLAAPTALTVALAFFFLSAALHSISDWLGAGDELRPWDRTSDRAVYVHPAKRWLRPRYLVRYDGAPEDLVLTLVFAIPGLLVFTGGIRVAIVLGITIALFYTGFRRRMPDWFGI
- the cofG gene encoding 7,8-didemethyl-8-hydroxy-5-deazariboflavin synthase subunit CofG, which encodes MFPGADEYGVEVHIDDAAVDRLLAVGPDDVDEQRSSAHRTQSGDVDAPSSLSFSRNVFLPLTTACRYTCTYCTYYDVPGEATLMSLDEVRDVVQMGADAGCTEALFTFGDAPDERYTEIHRQLDEWGYDDILEYLVAACEVALDEGLLPHSNPGDLTREQFESLAPVNASMGVMLETTADVAAHAGNRRKTPGQRLNTIRAAGEEGVPFTTGILVGIGETWRDRAESLLAIRALHERYGHIQEVIVQNVVPNDRSDYERPSIETMRRVVSMARVALPEEISVQVPPNLSEAARLVDCGVDDLGGVSPVTDDYVNPEYAWPALQELADIAEESGVPLRERLPVYARYLPDEFRPSGIEAAPAPRNRETWIREPIADRLRGGDVHSERLRHVAHGDGPLSTPET